In Xiphophorus couchianus chromosome 24, X_couchianus-1.0, whole genome shotgun sequence, a single genomic region encodes these proteins:
- the nhsl1a gene encoding Nance-Horan syndrome protein isoform X2 — translation MVLIGAAIKSVLRFLTRTTGRRRSRDDEEEQKLAGDRDSKWSVHYSTQKPPQGLRFIPGKRRSGSADDLRAYNGLTQHDRFKPRPPSPTFAPLCGLDQSEGGAHRGWRSRGRAMSSASSDEDEKFFLPNTRPMTPLVLNPISLTSSWDDGSDTEPLQRLPTPEEKMRQQAEAVAADIVPINVTGESFDRQASFRRTISNGDSLNRRPHKLSRRKTVSVISDDVIPKPSAPVNLPGQYSTVGRLPSSSSSSHQQKSMEEVMEESQRGRKEGPSTSRRIRAPKGEVMSSLMASLTSSPNVGKQPNSCHSSSSEIDSLPRIPTNSSLSSEVSFNSTTYRTLSASSSYSQSQDQQGFPSDFQPLLPYDSNTRVIPQSPSSSSSCFPSSPVNSCISDTPSQLQSEWSYPSDGPLNVGSSHYLSSSSIADSVSQFSYHALADQTMTQENTQNFSDGDSCSGESWSYRPLSPASSIHSGFTQDTRCVSEEGWNCEPLLSSGRSTPLCIDNTSLCSEKMSSSPLLNREKRKSSTSAFYSRSMTRSISLRKSKRPPPPPLRSDSLRRRPGRSKASRSTTSPRPDRSPRVDRSSLHTPKSSPQTFPDPWVPRSNAKRRQSGLNCGTVTTFEPLSPNSQKATTTDSDPSSANPMSPKHCQALNPGYPSSEDKDLKLSLNHQPDSSVAGLQRLASPSSGYSSQSNTPSPGTPVSSPQNPSSPLTASPGAFSLPPTSPFFTSCSSTSPFSPTASSLSRTRSRGKEKPRPPVPQRKSSLLSSSFSSSSSLSSYTSSDSLARQSLLTGIPPPPPPPPPLPQSTPPASKFCPPTPDLPPPPPPPPLPQYTFPVPEFCLHASCLPHPPPPPPPPLPQSSPTIPGFCLPISPAITSIPPPPVQSSSSSPPSPLKTPSKPEFCFHVPPSLTKPPPFPNGLPALSLHPPPPLPIPTRPPPPPYSYAVRQTLHHSLASTVPSHFDPLSLCQPSQPSFELSDTADSPPLPPSPPSPALPEPSSFSFLPSSLGTSPRPHSHLITAQALQRVKLRSVKNQAVLQTEHDPTDSQLHPEVRANRSQREKTQQDCDVLNESFLNCLANADAEVSGAKQATWNTNPLIVSTEVKQSELYCKDPIKSESRISTAESGEAKIQRQQGSSVSQKDHDVKFSKEITQNVRVNGQQNKDSDMCPPVASVNVSSPDSPWVKMCPDDGDTYCMNNNIQNPQLEQLSSEADFAKHIKCLRENKTSITEKINEYERNEKNKSEIQNKTDVKNNNTDLRSSNPRKLYSPEKPVPPKKPDLGILGPLTSPKPRRGPGGPNSPGRITESFPRHNASDSFNTQSHTCSSSNMPLPKHLTVNSDNSEIPGCLMKSRNSPVSSPQRQKPQIFHKKPDPSLTSPKTSKHTGEKLNWTSATGDTLETQTTMETRSTLETTAGNTYNKSCSSSQMVDAYETHHSSGSPLMGMGPSGARKTTSTWTEAIQPAVAEPGFGRIIGTRQQDEEITNHRRFMKSSLAEDEEEEEEEDRLEEKERKKTVMMMMMTSSNKKGKSRRVRKRRPGRHLLIMSQNMEPSPSSSSSSSSSSSSSSSSSSEDEPDVIKERISRRRKFKVCNQETSDSESSYTLIGQSRISLSSLLSTESLQGELSLPDLLIKEPDEEEEEPGKEEPQQKDDEAKEASRSSDDDVFVNVSADQMLISGRPRTTEDLFTIIHRSKRKMLGRKDFGEVPLSSSSSSSSSPLETPTDPCLTRAAGFRNPRSARSESFKALLLRKGSRVEASSRISAVERLCVGQFPPPADPQKMPPPPLTSDPLDDGRSSSFLSVNAPPLSPCELSMMFGWRRRDLMLLTSSSPVLVFSSSHMRPRSLTPPCSSSRRFAGRCRLFAAPMTAILEGEDEEEDGEILVGRESNLSMVEAS, via the exons ATGGTTCTGATCGGAGCGGCCATCAAATCCGTCCTCAGATTCCTGACCAGGACCACAGGTAGGAGACGCAGCCGTGACGATGAGGAGGAGCAGAAACTGG CAGGGGACAGGGACAGCAAATGGTCCGTTCACTACAGTACCCAGAAGCCTCCGCAGGGTCTGCGCTTCATTCCTGGGAAACGGCGGTCGGGCAGCGCTGATGACCTGCGAG CTTACAACGGGCTGACTCAGCATGACCGCTTCAAGCCCCGCCCACCAAGCCCCACCTTTGCTCCATTGTGTGGTCTGGACCAATCAGAGGGCGGCGCTCACAGAGGCTGGCGGAGCAGAGGCAGAGCGATG TCTTCAGCGTCTTCAGATGAAGATGAGAAGTTCTTCCTCCCCAACACGCGACCCATGACCCCACTGGTCCTGAATCCCATCAGTCTCACTTCCAGCTGGGATGATGGATCCGACACGGAGCCTCTTCAGCGCCTTCCAACGCCGGAGGAGAAGATGAGGCAGCAGGCGGAGGCCGTCGCCGCTGATATAGTTCCCATCAACGTAACGG GTGAGAGTTTTGACCGACAGGCCAGTTTTCGGAGAACAATCTCTAATGGCGACTCATTAAATCGAAGACCTCATAAACTGAGCCGTCGTAAAACCGTTTCTGTGATATCAGACGATGTCATCCCCAAGCCTTCGGCTCCAGTGAATCTGCCTGGCCAGTACTCAACAGTGGGTCGACTtccttcctcatcctcctcctcacatCAGCAAAAGAGCATGGAGGAGGTGATGGAGGAGAGTCAAAGGGGCAGAAAGGAGGGACCGTCTACCTCCAGGAGAATCAGAGCCCCAAAGGGTGAAGTCATGTCCAGCCTCATGGCCTCCCTCACCTCCTCACCAAATGTTGGCAAACAGCCCAACTCCTGTCACTCGTCTTCCTCTGAGATCGACAGCCTCCCCCGTATTCCTACCAACTCCTCTCTGAGCTCGGAGGTCAGCTTTAACAGCACCACCTACAGGACACTCAGTGCTTCCTCATCTTACAGCCAG TCGCAGGATCAGCAAGGTTTCCCAAGTGATTTCCAGCCGCTGTTGCCCTATGACTCCAATACCAGAGTTATACCCCAGTCTCCTTCTTCCTCATCgtcttgttttccttcttctcctgTCAACTCCTGCATCTCTGACACCCCCAGCCAATTGCAATCGGAGTGGTCTTATCCCAGTGATGGGCCTTTAAATGTCGGCTCCTCTCACTACCTCTCCTCTTCAAGCATCGCTGATTCTGTGTCTCAGTTTAGTTACCATGCtctggctgatcagaccatgACCCAGGAAAATACCCAGAACTTCTCTGATGGTGACTCCTGTAGTGGGGAAAGCTGGAGCTACAGACCTCTTTCCCCTGCCTCCAGCATCCACAGCGGTTTCACTCAGGACACAAGATGTGTCTCTGAAGAAGGCTGGAACTGTGAACCCCTTCTTTCTTCTGGTCGCTCCACCCCTCTCTGCATTGACAACACCTCCCTTTGTTCAGAGAAGATGTCTTCATCTCCCTTGCTGAACCGGGAGAAAAGGAAGTCCAGCACTTCAGCGTTCTACTCTCGCTCTATGACACGCAGCATCTCCCTACGCAAGTCCAAGCGCCCACCTCCCCCACCGCTGCGCTCCGACTCTTTGAGGCGTCGGCCAGGTCGCAGCAAAGCCTCTCGTTCAACAACCAGCCCACGTCCTGACCGGAGCCCCCGTGTGGATCGCAGCAGCTTGCATACGCCTAAATCATCTCCTCAGACCTTCCCTGACCCCTGGGTGCCCCGGAGTAATGCAAAACGCCGTCAGAGTGGTCTGAACTGCGGGACAGTCACAACCTTTGAGCCTTTAAGTCCAAACTCGCAAAAGGCAACTACCACTGACTCCGACCCTTCCAGTGCCAACCCAATGAGCCCCAAACACTGCCAAGCGCTTAACCCTGGATATCCAAGTTCAGAGGATAAAGACCTGAAACTCTCTCTCAACCATCAACCCGACTCCTCTGTTGCTGGGCTTCAGCGCCTTGCCTCTCCATCCAGTGGTTACTCCAGCCAGTCCAACACTCCCAGTCCTGGTACTCCAGTCTCTTCCCCCCAGAATCCTTCCTCTCCTCTTACAGCAAGCCCAGGAGCATTTTCCCTTCCTCCAACCTCCCCTTTCTTTACTTCATGCTCTTCAACCTCACCATTTTCCCCCACAGCCTCTTCCCTCTCCAGGACCAGGTCTCGAGGAAAAGAGAAGCCAAGGCCTCCAGTGCCACAGAGGAAGTCATCACTTCTCTCTTCctcattttcctcctcctcctctctctcctcctacACCTCATCTGACTCCTTAGCCAGGCAATCACTTCTCACTGGAAtacctcctcctccacctcctcctcctccacttccACAGTCCACTCCCCCTGCTTCCAAGTTCTGCCCTCCAACTCCtgatcttcctcctcctcctcctcctcctccactcccACAGTACACCTTTCCAGTCCCTGAGTTTTGCCTTCATGCTTCTTGTCTtccacatcctcctcctcctcctccacctcctcttccaCAGTCTTCTCCTACAATCCCTGGATTCTGCCTCCCTATATCTCCAGCTATCACTTCTATCCCTCCACCTCCTGTACagtcttcctcttcttctcctccttcaccaCTTAAAACTCCTTCAAAGCCTGAATTTTGCTTCCATGTTCCTCCGTCTCTTACCAAGCCTCCTCCATTTCCCAATGGTCTCCCAGCTCTATCTCTACATCCTCCCCCTCCTCTACCTATCCCGACccggcctcctcctcctccctacTCCTATGCTGTGAGGCAGACTTTGCATCACTCTCTGGCCTCCACAGTACCATCCCACTTTGATCCTTTGTCACTCTGCCAACCTTCTCAACCATCTTTTGAATTATCTGACACAGCTGACTCTCCTCCTCTGCCACCTTCACCTCCATCTCCTGCTCTCCCTGAaccttcctccttttcttttctcccatcAAGTTTGGGCACATCTCCAAGGCCCCACTCTCATCTGATCACCGCTCAAGCGTTGCAGCGTGTCAAGCTCCGCTCGGTCAAAAATCAGGCAGTACTGCAAACTGAACATGACCCAACTGACAGCCAACTTCACCCTGAAGTTAGAGCTAACAGAAGCCAAAGGGAAAAGACTCAACAGGACTGTGATGTGTTAAATGAGTCATTTCTTAATTGTCTGGCCAATGCTGATGCAGAGGTGTCTGGAGCAAAACAAGCTACCTGGAACACAAATCCATTAATAGTCAGTACTGAAGTAAAACAGTCAGAACTTTATTGCAAAGACCCAATAAAAAGTGAGAGCAGGATTTCCACTGCAGAGTCAGGTGAAGCAAAGATTCAAAGACAACAAGGCAGCTCAGTTAGTCAGAAAGACCATGACGTTAAGTTTAGCaaagaaatcacacaaaatGTCCGAGTCAATGGGCAACAGAATAAAGATTCTGACATGTGTCCCCCTGTGGCGAGTGTAAATGTCTCCAGTCCTGACAGTCCGTGGGTAAAAATGTGTCCTGATGATGGTGACACATATTGTATGAATAATAATATCCAGAATCCTCAATTAGAGCAACTTTCCTCAGAAGCAGACTTTGCAAAgcatataaaatgtttgagAGAAAATAAGACCAGCATAACAGAAAAGATAAACGAatatgaaagaaatgaaaagaataaatcagaaatacaaaataagacTGATGTGAAAAACAATAATACGGATCTTCGGTCAAGCAACCCAAGGAAGCTGTACTCCCCAGAGAAACCTGTTCCCCCTAAGAAGCCTGATCTGGGCATTCTGGGTCCCTTGACATCCCCAAAGCCTAGAAGAGGGCCAGGAGGGCCCAATAGCCCTGGGCGTATCACAGAGTCCTTTCCTAGACATAACGCTTCAGATTCCTTTAACACACAGTCCCATACATGTTCATCTAGCAACATGCCATTGCCAAAGCACTTGACAGTCAACTCTGACAATTCAGAAATACCAGGATGCTTGATGAAGTCAAGAAACTCACCTGTCAGTTCTCCTCAAAGGCAGAAGCCACAGATTTTCCACAAGAAGCCAGATCCTTCGTTGACCTCTCCCAAAACATCCAAACACACTGGAGAGAAACTCAACTGGACTTCAGCAACCGGTGATACTTTAGAAACTCAGACCACAATGGAAACCAGAAGCACCTTAGAAACTACAGCTGGTAATACTTACAACAAATCCTGCAGCTCATCACAAATGGTTGATGCCTATGAGACCCATCACTCTTCAGGGTCCCCATTAATGGGGATGGGCCCCTCAGGAGCCCGTAAAACCACTTCTACCTGGACAGAGGCAATTCAGCCTGCGGTGGCTGAGCCTGGTTTTGGTAGGATAATTGGGACAAGGCAGCAGGATGAGGAGATTACCAACCACAGGAGGTTTATGAAGTCCTCACTTgctgaagatgaggaagaggaggaggaggaagatagactggaagagaaggagaggaagaaaacagtcatgatgatgatgatgacgtcATCCAACAAAAAAGGTAAATCCAGGAGGGTGAGGAAGAGGCGGCCAGGCCGACATTTGTTGATAATGTCCCAAAATATGGAGCCCTCTCCCTCATCGTCATCgtcatcttcctcatcttcttcatcatcatcttcatcatcatcagaagATGAACCAGATGTGATAAAAGAAAGGATCAGCAGGCGAAGGAAATTCAAAGTGTGCAACCAAGAGACAAGTGACTCTGAAAGCTCGTACACTCTGATTGGTCAGAGCAGGATTTCCCTCAGCAGTTTGCTGTCAACTGAGAGCCTGCAGGGGGAGCTATCACTGCCAGACCTCCTGATCAAAGAAccagatgaagaggaggaggaaccaGGAAAGGAAGAGCCCCAGCAGAAAGATGATGAGGCCAAGGAGGCCAGCAGGTCTTCAGATG acgATGTGTTCGTCAACGTTTCGGCGGATCAGATGTTGATCTCTGGTCGTCCTCGAACTACAGAGGATCTGTTCACCATCATCCACAG ATCGAAGAGAAAGATGCTTGGAAGAAAAGACTTTGGAGAAgtccctctgtcctcctcttcgtcctcctcctcttcccctcTGGAGACTCCCACTGACCCCTGTCTGACCCGGGCAGCAGGGTTCAGGAACCCCAGGTCAGCCAGAAGTGAGAGTTTCAAGGCTCTCCTGCTGAGGAAGGGCAGTCGAGTCGAGGCGTCTTCCAGGATCTCGGCGGTGGAGCGACTTTGTGTCGGTCAGTTTCCGCCTCCTGCTGACCCTCAGAAGATGCCTCCTCCtcccctgacctctgacccgtTGGATGATGGGAGGTCCAGCAGCTTTCTGTCTGTGAACGCCCCTCCTTTATCTCCCTGTGAGCTCTCCATGATGTTTGGCTGGAGGCGCCGGGATCTGATGCTGCTCACCTCTTCCTCGCCTGTCCTCgtcttctcctcctctcacaTGCGACCTCGCTCCCTCACTCCCCCCTGCTCCAGCAGCCGACGGTTCGCCGGACGCTGCCGCCTCTTCGCCGCCCCCATGACCGCCATCTTGGAAGGggaagatgaggaggaagatGGGGAGATTTTAGTTGGAAGAGAATCCAATCTGAGCATGGTTGAGGCTTCTTAA